One window of Micromonas commoda chromosome 1, complete sequence genomic DNA carries:
- a CDS encoding phosphatase 2c-like protein (Contains a domain found in protein phosphatase 2C, as well as other proteins eg. pyruvate dehydrogenase (lipoamide)]-phosphatase and adenylate cyclase .), which yields MEDRWNVALHSQGHAAIFAVYDGHGGSQVSTYLMENLSQTILQDPTLLSDPVGALKRSFATCDHAATEENPKRNPLSSSPGPGSTAVVLLILPPRLLVANVGDSRATFVNRDGEIVFETVDQRPTCPTEISRLRDLGGKIRCVNGVTRVSGILAVSRAFGNAGLKQFIKAEPEVTDIDLDKIDTCIVCSDGVTDVVDSPEAVDFLLRSSQRSSAYSNAHAMDPVDQNGRKQEHSWHGKRRSGHFLDGEPDKFSAISLLGPNNGRGAAKRLTTLAKTRHSTDNITALLLSVSKRTSAACGYNLRSRQKSPSDMDSNKDIKRSRTDACKT from the coding sequence ATGGAAGATCGTTGGAACGTGGCTTTACATAGTCAAGGTCACGCCGCAATTTTCGCAGTATACGATGGTCACGGCGGCTCCCAGGTGTCAACTTATCTCATGGAAAATCTTTCGCAGACAATACTTCAAGATCCAACTCTTTTGTCTGACCCGGTTGGCGCTCTGAAGCGCTCCTTTGCCACATGCGATCATGCCGCCACGGAGGAAAATCCAAAAAGAAATCCACTGTCATCTAGCCCCGGGCCGGGATCAACAGCTGTTGTGCTTCTTATTCTTCCACCGCGTTTACTTGTGGCAAATGTTGGAGACTCGCGAGCAACGTTTGTCAACCGAGATGGTGAAATAGTTTTTGAAACCGTGGATCAGCGTCCGACCTGCCCAACAGAAATTTCTCGCTTGCGCGATCTTGGTGGAAAAATACGATGCGTCAATGGGGTAACTCGAGTATCTGGAATACTTGCCGTATCTCGTGCCTTCGGGAATGCGGGACTGAAACAGTTCATCAAGGCTGAGCCTGAAGTGACAGATATTGATTTGGACAAAATTGACACCTGCATAGTCTGCTCAGATGGTGTGAcggacgtcgtcgattcTCCAGAAGCGGTTGATTTTTTGCTGCGGTCGTCGCAGAGGTCTTCCGCCTACTCCAATGCTCACGCCATGGACCCAGTCGATCAGAATGGCAGGAAACAGGAACACAGCTGGCATGGAAAACGAAGGTCAGGTCATTTTCTTGATGGAGAACCGGACAAGTTTTCCGCAATTTCTTTGCTTGGGCCAAACAAtggacgaggcgctgcgAAACGTCTCACGACACTGGCAAAAACGCGTCATAGTACGGACAATATAACGGCGCTGTTATTGAGCGTGAGTAAAAGGACCAGTGCGGCCTGTGGCTACAACCTGCGATCACGGCAGAAAAGCCCGAGCGATATGGACTCAAACAAGGATATCAAGCGCAGCAGGACTGATGCATGCAAAACTTAA